The following nucleotide sequence is from uncultured Fibrobacter sp..
ACGAGCCCCGTTTTAAGCGCCGCTGGAGTACGCAGTACCGGTAACTATTTACCGAACCACTTAACTGTAATATCAACGAACCTGCCGTCTTTCTTCATTGAAGTAAGGGCGGCATTTATTGTATCACGAAGAGCTTTGTCCGCCTTGCGGAAGCCAACTGCATAGAATTCATTGTGCAAGCCATCTTCCAGGGCAACGAAATCCTTGTTATTCAGAACATTCCAGTACTTGGCGGACACTTCGTCTCCGAATACGGCGTCGACAGAATCTTGCACCAAGGATTCCAAGGCAAGGCTCAACGTTTCAAACAGCACGATTTCCTTGATATCCTTTTTCATTTCGGATTGTTCAAGCATTGACCAAGCTGTAGAAGCCTTCTGAACAGCAACCCTCTTACCCTTCAAGGAATCCAGGCTATTATAAGACTTGTTCTTTACCATGAAAACCAATCTGTTGGTGAGATAAGGGTCGCTCAAATTCATGGTAGAAGCACGTTTCTCATCGACACTCATGCCATTCCAAATGCAATCAATGGCACCATCATACAAAGCTTTTTCTTTGTCAGCCCAAGGAATCAAGCGCAATTCAAGTTTTAATCCTAAGCGCGAGCAAACTTCATTTGCAAGGTCCACATCGAACCCAATAAAATTGCTGTCCTTATCCATAAAAACCATGGGCAGGAAATCCCCCATGTGGCCCATTACCAAAACACCGTTTTTCTTCACATTTTCAAAAGACTGATCTTGATTCAGTGTAGAATCTTTCTTCTCGCTACAAGCT
It contains:
- a CDS encoding transporter substrate-binding domain-containing protein → MNRYFASAAFVAAIAFSVVFSACSEKKDSTLNQDQSFENVKKNGVLVMGHMGDFLPMVFMDKDSNFIGFDVDLANEVCSRLGLKLELRLIPWADKEKALYDGAIDCIWNGMSVDEKRASTMNLSDPYLTNRLVFMVKNKSYNSLDSLKGKRVAVQKASTAWSMLEQSEMKKDIKEIVLFETLSLALESLVQDSVDAVFGDEVSAKYWNVLNNKDFVALEDGLHNEFYAVGFRKADKALRDTINAALTSMKKDGRFVDITVKWFGK